A region of Lycium barbarum isolate Lr01 chromosome 3, ASM1917538v2, whole genome shotgun sequence DNA encodes the following proteins:
- the LOC132634086 gene encoding uncharacterized protein LOC132634086: MMMSIFSSFDARSAEVFGQNLSHFKAPSTETKQQQQQQQGVGPTVSDSKSTVASPPSSSSSTGGLKKAGEVAPPSSSRQQQQKRPRFALELDGVHCFETIVSY, encoded by the coding sequence ATGATGATGTCAATATTCAGTTCGTTTGATGCTCGCTCTGCTGAGGTTTTTGGACAAAATTTGAGCCATTTTAAGGCACCAAGTACTGAgaccaaacaacaacaacaacaacaacaaggggTTGGGCCTACTGTATCAGATAGCAAGAGTACCGTGGCTTCTCCaccgtcttcttcttcttcaacaggTGGTCTGAAGAAGGCCGGAGAAGTGGCGCCTCCATCCTCTTCGAGGCAACAGCAGCAGAAGAGGCCGAGGTTTGCCCTGGAATTGGACGGCGTCCACTGTTTCGAAACTATTGTTAGCTATTGA